The following are from one region of the Stigmatella ashevillena genome:
- a CDS encoding SGNH/GDSL hydrolase family protein: MFLRLNVRDMSLACVFAASVVSGSAFASTINQNTSWTITRSGASSTYRVVAYGDSIFAGYNGGLFSVARRASPYTSGEYLAHKWNANVEVIRRTKSGAKADDIYNNKIISDRSYMQDAKTRVVMFEMCGNDYLQARSAFSEQTGTCSYSGLDTALASCTSYMEKGMQAINQYATSAKSKIIMNIYYPGYDADNVLNGCTDASTGKKENRQEKFIPYLAKSNWRACNLAEKYGFQCADAFAEMMGSDYDSNGDGLNDADALRYKSGESEAAYVTRISSTLRSTIRDANTHYANSSTSFDYIQSDNTHPTYHTSSTISVSIFSGSGSGSGASDFADSAISNGKQSEWNKTGHERSGWSISTYNPAAP, encoded by the coding sequence ATGTTTCTTCGTCTCAACGTGCGTGACATGTCCCTGGCCTGCGTCTTCGCGGCCAGCGTGGTGAGTGGCTCCGCGTTCGCGAGCACCATCAATCAGAACACCTCGTGGACCATCACGCGCAGCGGCGCTTCCAGCACCTACCGGGTGGTGGCCTACGGCGACTCCATCTTCGCCGGGTACAACGGGGGCCTGTTCAGCGTGGCCCGCCGCGCCTCGCCCTACACCAGCGGCGAGTATCTGGCGCACAAGTGGAATGCCAACGTGGAAGTCATCCGCCGCACCAAGTCCGGCGCCAAGGCCGACGACATCTATAATAACAAGATCATCTCTGATCGCTCGTACATGCAGGACGCGAAGACCCGCGTCGTGATGTTCGAGATGTGTGGCAATGACTATCTGCAAGCCCGTAGCGCGTTCTCGGAGCAGACGGGCACGTGTAGCTACAGCGGCCTGGACACGGCGCTGGCCAGCTGCACCTCGTACATGGAGAAGGGCATGCAGGCCATCAACCAGTACGCCACCTCCGCCAAGTCGAAGATCATCATGAACATCTACTACCCGGGCTACGACGCGGACAATGTGCTGAACGGCTGCACGGATGCGTCGACGGGGAAGAAGGAGAACCGGCAAGAGAAGTTCATCCCGTATCTGGCCAAGAGCAACTGGCGCGCCTGCAACCTGGCGGAGAAGTATGGCTTCCAGTGCGCCGATGCGTTCGCCGAGATGATGGGCTCGGACTACGACTCCAACGGCGATGGCCTGAACGATGCGGATGCGCTGCGCTACAAGAGCGGTGAGTCCGAGGCGGCTTACGTGACCCGTATCTCCAGCACGCTGCGCTCGACGATCCGCGACGCCAACACTCACTACGCCAACAGCAGCACCAGCTTCGACTACATCCAGTCGGACAACACGCACCCCACCTACCACACCTCCTCCACCATCAGCGTGAGCATCTTCTCGGGGAGCGGCTCGGGCTCGGGCGCCTCGGACTTCGCCGACAGCGCCATCTCCAATGGCAAGCAGAGCGAGTGGAACAAGACGGGCCACGAGCGGTCGGGCTGGTCGATCTCCACCTACAACCCGGCGGCCCCATAA